One marine bacterium B5-7 genomic region harbors:
- a CDS encoding NUDIX hydrolase, with amino-acid sequence MNPNDPRHWLWQQLQTYQASDNAQANQCTQMLAFIETHPDCFERHCLPGHITGSAWLLNSDHTAVLLTHHKKLGKWLQLGGHSDGDPNTLNVALREAQEESGIDAITPLSDAIFDIDIHEIPAFGEEPAHLHYDVRFMLQAACENVTLSDESHALRWVRPDEAKQLTLDASVRRMFSILNTIQTKV; translated from the coding sequence ATGAACCCTAACGACCCCCGACATTGGCTGTGGCAGCAGCTACAAACATATCAAGCAAGCGATAATGCGCAAGCAAACCAGTGCACACAAATGCTGGCATTCATCGAAACACACCCTGATTGTTTTGAGCGTCACTGCCTGCCAGGGCATATCACGGGATCAGCGTGGCTGCTCAATTCCGATCACACTGCCGTATTACTGACGCATCATAAAAAATTAGGTAAGTGGTTACAGCTAGGCGGACATTCCGATGGCGATCCCAATACCTTAAATGTCGCATTACGCGAAGCGCAAGAAGAGTCCGGCATCGATGCCATCACCCCTTTAAGCGATGCCATTTTTGATATTGATATTCATGAAATCCCCGCCTTCGGCGAAGAGCCCGCGCACCTGCATTATGATGTGCGCTTCATGCTGCAGGCAGCCTGCGAAAACGTCACGCTTAGTGACGAATCCCACGCCCTGCGCTGGGTACGGCCTGATGAGGCAAAACAATTGACCCTAGACGCCTCTGTGCGGCGAATGTTTAGTATTCTAAACACTATCCAGACTAAGGTTTAG
- the nadD gene encoding nicotinate-nucleotide adenylyltransferase, with translation MPKRVGIFGGAFDPIHLGHLTLAETALKQANLDLVIFIPCKIPVHKAATHAASIERVTMCRLAIADQPAFSLHTCEVNRESPSYMINTLRILQGEHPDAKWFLIVGQDAAATLPTWHEAEALLSQVTVLVGGRENSAEISSDYVSLDMPVVNVSSTEVREALKTGASVEPVLPEVVKSHIDEHKLYQ, from the coding sequence ATGCCTAAACGTGTCGGTATTTTTGGTGGTGCGTTTGACCCAATCCACCTTGGCCATTTAACCCTGGCTGAAACAGCTTTAAAACAGGCTAATTTAGACCTTGTTATCTTTATCCCCTGCAAAATACCGGTACATAAAGCAGCAACGCATGCAGCAAGTATCGAACGTGTGACCATGTGTCGCTTAGCCATTGCGGATCAACCAGCCTTTAGCCTTCATACCTGCGAAGTCAATCGCGAATCACCTTCTTACATGATTAACACCTTGAGAATACTACAAGGCGAACATCCTGATGCAAAGTGGTTTCTAATCGTGGGGCAAGATGCTGCGGCCACCCTACCCACTTGGCATGAAGCAGAAGCGCTTTTATCGCAGGTGACTGTGTTAGTCGGTGGGCGAGAAAACAGCGCGGAGATTTCTAGTGATTATGTCAGCTTAGATATGCCTGTTGTCAATGTGAGTTCGACAGAGGTGCGAGAAGCCTTAAAAACAGGGGCTTCGGTTGAACCTGTCTTGCCTGAAGTAGTTAAAAGTCATATCGATGAACATAAGTTGTATCAGTGA
- the holA gene encoding DNA polymerase III subunit delta, which yields MTLRPITLITGDEPLLVEEACHSVRENAKQAGFTERVRLIVEAGFKWTQLLDATNNLSLFAEKQLIELHLPTAKVPKDASEIIRQIAERPSPDTIILLRAPKFDRNAQKSAWWQAIQRVGIIQQIWPLDADKLPQWLTQRAQTLGITLRGEALSLLAGFTEGNLLAAKQALDKLALLHPNDNITTEHIQEAIADQAQFDVFGLADTVLRAQTDKLERMLLQLKQSGVATTLILWALLKDLNVLIQLQQTNNTSALFQKNRVWPKRQAYFQKAMRRYDEAGWSTLLHTAAQVDANIKGMGDGDPWSGLLDLAYRMAGISEVAHA from the coding sequence ATGACTTTGAGACCCATCACTCTCATTACTGGCGATGAACCTTTGTTGGTAGAAGAAGCGTGTCATTCGGTCCGTGAAAATGCAAAACAAGCAGGCTTTACCGAGCGTGTGCGTTTAATTGTTGAAGCAGGGTTTAAGTGGACACAACTGTTGGATGCAACAAACAACTTATCTTTATTTGCAGAAAAACAATTAATTGAACTGCACCTGCCTACAGCTAAAGTGCCTAAAGATGCTAGCGAGATCATCCGGCAAATTGCCGAACGACCCTCACCGGATACGATCATTTTATTACGTGCACCGAAATTTGATCGCAATGCGCAGAAATCGGCATGGTGGCAAGCGATTCAGCGTGTCGGGATCATTCAACAAATTTGGCCTTTAGATGCCGATAAACTGCCACAATGGCTAACGCAACGTGCACAAACATTAGGGATCACACTGCGTGGCGAAGCCCTATCTTTATTAGCAGGCTTTACCGAAGGTAATTTATTGGCAGCGAAACAAGCGCTCGATAAATTAGCGCTACTACATCCCAATGACAACATCACAACCGAACATATTCAAGAAGCGATTGCAGATCAAGCACAGTTTGATGTCTTTGGGTTAGCTGATACCGTATTACGTGCCCAAACAGACAAACTGGAACGTATGCTACTGCAGCTCAAGCAAAGCGGTGTCGCAACCACCTTGATTCTTTGGGCACTCTTAAAAGATTTAAATGTATTGATTCAATTGCAACAAACAAATAATACCAGTGCCTTGTTTCAAAAGAATCGTGTTTGGCCAAAACGTCAAGCCTATTTTCAGAAAGCCATGCGTCGTTATGATGAAGCCGGCTGGTCGACGTTACTACATACAGCAGCCCAAGTAGATGCAAATATCAAGGGCATGGGTGATGGCGACCCATGGTCAGGTTTATTGGATTTAGCCTATCGTATGGCTGGTATCAGTGAGGTGGCTCATGCCTAA